Below is a genomic region from Eupeodes corollae chromosome 1, idEupCoro1.1, whole genome shotgun sequence.
GGCATCTCCTACAAACATGTGGATCTGATGGTCGAAGTAATTCCCCGAACTATGTGAGCGACTCCAAGTCATATTCTTCTAAGAATGGGGCAACAGACAGTGCCCCAGCTGAAGtagttaataacaaaaaacgtAATCGATTGGAGGGGTTAGTCTCAAAAATTGCAAGTGCTAGTAATCTTAGTGAAGGTCCATCTTCACTTGGAAATGAAGCGTCATTCCCCCCGCCGGGTATTTTTGAGCCATCAGTTgaattggaaattcaaattcCAATAACAAAATTAGGTGAAAATTCGATAATTACCAAAGCTGAAGCGGAGTCCCCCTTGGATCTGTTAGACTTGCATAACAAAACATTTCCAGAAGCTTCCTCAAACGGCAAGGCAGAAAGAGTTGTGGAATCATTGCTCAATAAAACCGGATGCAATTTTATGCTGAAGAGAAAACGAAAGAAAATCAACAGAACCGGTTTTCCAACCGTGAAGCGTAAAAAGAGAAAAGTTAGTGAGCTGTCTGCAGCCCTCGAATCGGAGAGCAAAACTGCAACTGAGCCAAACAAAGCAGATCCAATTTGTGACCGCGTCCCACAGGCGGGTGAGACAAGCGCCACATTTTTGGAGCGTAATCGAACACCGAGATTGTCGGTTGTTAGTCTTGAACGTTTGCAAGGGACGAACAAAAAACAGATTGCACGCGAGTTAACTCCAAGTAGAACTCGTTCGGCCAAAACTTCAACTACAATGTCGGCAGTTAAAAATCGAAAGCAGAGTAAATTACCGAAGAAGGATCAACCTAGACCTCTTTCCAAAAAGAAGGATCAAAGTGTTGAACCGCTAAAAACAAGTGTTAATCCTCTTTTGAAAATGACCTTTCCAACTTGTAAGATACGTCTTAAGCGTCGTATAACAATCCCACAAGCGGCAAAGAAACCAGCGGCACTACCAGCCATTGACCagattaagaaaaatgaaaaggaAATAACCTCGGATAAGGATCAGCCAGAAAAAGCACCTAAAGCAACTATGAAGAAACCCGGATCGGAAGCCACTAATCTTCTAGAACAGGAACCACTCCCCCTTGCTGCATTTTGTGATGCTACTAACGCAATTGATTCGGAATCGTCTTCATCTGTGTCAGTTTTGAGCGAGGATAGCAAATCAACTTCTCGCAAACAAAAGTGGAAGAAGAGCTATCTTGTGGCAGGCCTTCTATCCGATTACTACAAAGTAGTGGATCCCGCAAGAGGAAAGAAACCCAACTTGAATCAAGTCAAAGAAGCTAATTTTGAGTCAGTATTGCCTGTGAGTCTGCCTCTGTTACCTGCGCCTCCGTATTGTGAGAAGTTCTTCCGGCGAACGGAGACTGATTTCCAGCTTCCCTACGACATATGGTGGTCGTACACCAATGGGAAGCTCCCTACCAGAGAAACTGTGCCTAGTTGGAATTACAGGAAGATCAGGACAAATGTTTACCGCTGTGCGGAAGTGAGGCCAAACACGAACAACATTGACCGGCCTACCTGTAACTGTAAACCGGATGTGGGATGTAGCGATGATTGTCTAAACCGCATGGTTTATACAGAGTGCTCTCCTTCAAGCTGTCCAACAAAAGAGAAGTGTAAAAATCAGAAGATACAGAGGCATGAAGTTGCTCCAGGTGTGGAGCGGTTCATGACTGAAAACAAGGGATGGGGTGTGCGCACGAAGCTGCCAATTAAGAAGGGAACATATATTTTAGAGTATGTCGGAGAAGTTGTGACTGAGAAGGAATTCAAGGATCGAATGGCGACGCTCTACATAAACGACACTCATCATTATTGTCTGCATTTGGATGGTGGGTTGGTAATTGATGGCCATAGAATGGGCAGCGATGGACGTTTTGTGAATCATTCGTGTTCACCGAATTGTGAAATGCAAAAGTGGTCTGTGAATGGTCTTTCGCGAATGGCTTTGTTTGCCGCCCGAAATATTGAGGCTGGAGAGGAGATAAGCTATGATTACAACTTTTCGCTGTTCAATCCATCCGAGGGTCAAGAATGTCGCTGTAACACTCCACAATGTCGTGGAGTAATTGGTGGAAAATCTCAGCGAATAAAGCCTCTCGTGGAACCGCCAAAACCAGTTGAAACCTCTGCTGGACAGACAGATGGAAGGCGAAGTGGTCGACCGCGAAAGAGGCAGGGATCAGCCCGTAAAGATGTTATTCGTCTTCAGTCTAAGGACATTGTAATGACGCAGATGTTGCAGCCGTTGTCGGAGAAGGACAAGAGGTTGATTGGTTTGCAGAGAATCTTCTTAATAAGGAACTTTGAAAAGGTAagataacattttgttttagatcgaagtttatgtttatgtttgtcATTTTTATCACGATAGGTTCGTCGCATTAAGTCAAAAGGATCGCAATTGGAAGTTAATAAGGTAGAGCAGGTTGCATCCGCAGCTCTCCAGAGAAGACCCTCGACACCTTCTTCCATTGCTGTACAAATATCAGCCTTGAGGTCACCGAGGAGCATTCAAACTCGGTGTCTAGCGCAGGCTGTTCAAGACCCCGAAGTTGAAAAAATGGCCAAAATGGCAGTCATTTTCAGAGATATATGTTCGGCACTAGAGGAAATCAAGGGTAAGTCTTTAGATCAGCTTTGtgagtaaaattaatttatattatttgtgtTCTTGTGTTCAGATGAAAATGGCAAGCCAGAAATTACCAAACTGTATCCAACAATGATGAGAAAGAAGGGAAAGCAATTAAAACAACAAGTCAACATGCATAAACCTGTTGATTTAATTACCATCCAGGCTAATGTCGAGAAAGGCTACTACAAAGTTCCGATGGAGTTTGACGAAGATGTGGAAAGTCTGCTTTCGACAATGCGAGAGTTTCATAAAGAAAACCCCGAGAAGCTTTCAATAATTAAGAACATTTCGGAACTGTACTTCAAGACAAAGGACAACGTTTACGATCAATTAGTTGAGCTAGCTCCTGACAAAAACAGTTTAAAGAGATTCCGACCGAACGCTGGTGTTGAAAAGCCCCCAATGGGAGTTGTTAGTAAGAATTTTTCGTCAAAGTCCAAACACACAAAAGCAACTACAGAGGACATCATCAGTTGCATTTGTGGCTTGTATAAGGATGAAGGTCTGATGATTCAATGCGCACGGTGCAATGTCTGGCAGCATACAGAATGTACAAAGGCGGATGTGAACGCAGACAGCTACTTGTGCGAGAGGTGTGATTCGCGTGTTGTTGATAGGGAAATCCCCTTGGATGACTTCACGGAAGACGGCCATAGATACTATTTATCCCTGATGCGTGGTGATTTGCAGATTCGTCAGGGTGATACTGTTTATGTGTTGCGTGACATCCCCATGAAGGATGAGAACGGCGTCGTTTGTGCCAGCAAAAAGCACACGTACAAGACAATTGGTGAAATAGACTATTCAGAATGCGACATCTTCCGAGTGGAGAGGCTTTGGAAGGATGCAAATGGGAAACGTGTTATTTTCGGTCATCATTTTCTGAGGCCCCATGAGACTTTTCATGAACCATCGAGGCGATTCTATCCGAATGAAGTTGTACGTGTGCCTTTGTACGAACTTGTGCCAATCGATCTCGTTATCGGTCGTTGTTGGGTTCTTGATCGTACCACCTTTTGCAAAGGTCGCCCGGTTGATTGTAATAATGAAGACCATGTTTTCATTTGTGAGCTGAGAGTTGACAAGTCTGCGAGATTTTTTGCGAAAGCAAAAATAAACTGGCCAACGTGCACCAAGAGCTATGCGTTCAAGAAATTCGATGAGAAATTAAGAATCTGCAAGACATATGCGGTAGGATTTGCTTTAGCATTCATGTGtaaataactttaattaaaatacaattttattctgTAGCCCCATGATGTTGACCCTGCCTTACTTAAGCCCAGACGCCAGAAGACCGACGCGGCAGAAAATACTACAGCTGTGACTCCAAAATCAACTCCAACACATGTTCAACCCAACAGAAAGACAAATGTTGTTTCTGTATCACAGAAACGAAAAGAATATCTGCCTGTTAAAGtgagtttaatttattaaccATTTAAATTGTTCTCTTACTTATCATTAATTTATAGACAAGGAAGCAAAAACGAAATCATCTGGAAGTGGTATTGGCAATTATAAAGAAGCTAAAGTCGAAGAAGAATACTCATATGAATGAAGGCGTTTTGGATGTATCATACTTACTTTCGGGACGCGGAGCAAGGAATCGTAAATCGATTGCGGCAAACGTGCCTACGTAGtcaataaaacaacgtttatttAAACTCCATGCATTAGTTTTTGGTCCAAACGAtcaataatattgtattttcgTCACAAGATAATCTTGCATTAAATGCAGTTggtttgcctttttgaaaagttaaactaaactagaagatatttttcttttttaataattgtaataacCCTGGTCAATGCAACAAAGCTTTgttgtttaatatttgtatatgttctgtaataataaaaatactgaggtacagaaataataaatctgtacagaaaacagaaaaaaaataataataattaacgatgtagataaattaatttaatttattagttaaaagttaaagatgctggttttcaatttattgataGTTTGGCAGCTGCAAATTTGACTTGAAAAATTTCCAACAGAAGGCACTAGAGTTATAATtgaatgtatataaaattacatatacaaattatatatacacatttataatataattattattcctatagttactttataaaaatgttactaatttatttgaatgaagCATGGAACACTTTTTAgaaacatattgtttttgtttttagtttgcagcatcatatatgtacgtattttGTATgtacgtttcttttttttatttttaatttcagtaaTAACTTATTAAGGCATGCCTTTTGTTACttacacaaatttgtttattttggaacAGACCatacaaatacttaaataaaatatatttttgagcaTTAAATGTCTGTGTTTTGTATCAACTCgtttgcatttgaaaaatttacattttaaaaaagtagtcTCAAcgaaatttattaaacattaaTCTAATGATTGTTTCGGATATGAAAGCAGGGCCCTGCTTATAAGGTTCGCTGCGGAtcgtttcaatttcaattttcttattaacgaattcgctGCGAAGCGAGAATAgctcttcctatattccagtgaatTGACACtttggtttgaatttttattcctatattccagtgatttgacagctttccaaacaaaatttgttttgttttgattgaaattgtGATATTTTAGTGTGaattgtggataaattataagaaaattaaaataaatccaactctcatttttacttaattacaatcaagaaagaatctGCCAAATCGAACAGTGAATAATAATGAACACTCTCTGAAAATCCGCCAAATAAAAGCTAtcggatttcaactcgccaacaaacattatgacattttaaactcgccttcgaattcgttaattggtcgaattcaaaacgaagaccGCGAATGCGaatgcaataattgaaaaatggcaaactcgctagCAAATCGATTCATCGCGAATCCCATAATCAGGGCCCAGAATAGAGCTTatgattgatttgatttttttgtgaattataggaagatttttcttataaaaacacgTATAAAAGTATGATACATTGATCATAATTCTGTAATTTCAGCTCCTTGGCTTATTACCAAATTTTACTATAAGAAAGCTCAGGAACATGTAGGACATTGTGGATTTCCGTTTCTTGTTCATTGTTAGAATCCACTATATGCCTAATGGTAGCTTTTCCTATTCAACGGTTTTCGAAGTGATGTAATAGTGATGATTATTTATAAGAGGTCACGTGAATAGAAAGAAACACTACCGTCAACATATCAGTCGGTATCTTTTTTTATTCGACATGATAACACAGAAAATGCGTTTTTGTTTGGACTGCTTTTGAAAATATGCCTTTACTTTTCTTATTCGTagcattaaaaattgtattagatTCAGAAGACAAATTTGTAGTAATGAATGTTCACTTTCAAATTTCTGGTAGTCATAGTCTTATAGCCTAGCCTTTATTGCCTCGCCAGTAAGAAGTGTATGATAAACGGTTTAAAGTCGTAAAGTCCATCAAGCAATACGGAACCTAACCATTCTGCAGAGATCAGAAACTAAAAACAGCCAATTAATTTGCTGTTccgaaaatttgatttaaatattcagATATACAAACAATGGTTTCAAATTGTACTTATCTTCGGAGTCTTAAGTTTTATCCAAATGTTATATGCAATCGTCttaaccctgcagtcgtcgcgcAACAAAATGTTACACCAGTCGTCGCGTGGATTACATATgtaatccattttaaaattagaataaaaccaaaatgctttaatttttttaaattcattttggctttaaaatgtaattacatGTTTTATTAAGTAAAGTTAACTAACTGTTCTAACTACTTAACGGTAAGTACTAAAAGAGACGAAAAATCCCCACCACTAGTTTCTTAGGAATACTCCATTTTGTATGAGTGGATTACAATAGTAATCCGCGCGACAACTGCAGGGTTAATCTGATAATCTGCATAAAATGATTCATAAATGGACAAAACGATCATTGCTTTTAGCTTTGCCATATTGTTTTCCGTTACAGGACCTGCAAAATTTCCTTCCATTTCGTTgtattcttaaatgtttttatttgctaACTTCCATTTGTGAAAGTTATACATAAAATGTTAGGAGTTTGTTTCTTGGCCTTACCGGCACGAGCTAAAGAACGGTGCACTTTACCATGCAATTCAAAGGACACATTCAAACACAGGCATCGTTCTCCAAAGCGTTTCCTTGACAGTTAAGGACGAAATCTTCGGTGATTCCCTTCAATTGGGTCAATTGAGCGGCAATTGTATCATTTTGGGAAACCTCTAGGGTCTCAACGGAGTCCAAACCAGGTACAAAAAGATGCATTTTTTCTACTTTGTGGCAAATTCTTATCACTCCTGTCGGGGATTTACGAAAAAGTAAGTAATTCTAACCACCACCTAGTTTTTCAGTTGTTTCTttgtagaacattttttttttaattaattttaccagACGAATGTAGtttcaatcttaaaaaataaaaaaaaaaaatgacaaccaATGACAATGCTAAGAAATACTTTCAAAACCAAATTCAAACTTATAACGATCTTGGTCCCATAATAAATAAAgagggtggcgcaacagtccgttgtgaaccagggcctagtgacttacaactctcaaccatttctgtgtgcgagtactgttgtcagaaatggaagggacctacaatttaaggccgaatccgaaaggctaatttgagagagcactttttcatgacaacaattactcttgaaagatttgtcaaCTCCTCAGTAGAGTACccgcaaaaattaattttttaaattaaggtggcacaggcagagattgaacccaagaccccttgcatgacagtccaacgcactaaccatcatgccacg
It encodes:
- the LOC129942913 gene encoding histone-lysine N-methyltransferase ash1, whose translation is MKHKSHHEAKVVAQAAPQSSENEESDCTATESSSMSERLHKKRRKSTTQFSVLRSDTDGLRMKISAIRRKTTDLRQEDVKSRSENNNIEPSKSNRDKMLAPLESATKPTVSALKSCCSIYVKESDSRSEASSSGKIKKLKLKRKKTGKHHDAKQLPFGVITQNPQTLFKNTNHIKDRPLSSLNQPSVLPDDNIGLSSSDNELPALVSAAIKCVESDSDSHSNCTQPKIQYTSSLLQDFMEKTQKLSESANKGKRTNEIATTSTASTSLLNGGEQTQLLRKKRGRPKKSANAPVVNESADSGVVSSHAQSISPSPKNLIERSRSHARVERNISPPKIDIVNLEKRVYAMNERVLYPPPKSKMRKQQAAAPKQAPVSVNNKSLAIKSNHKEDTLDPVWRKIDVNSKFRRPSVSGYKSDGCGFSTTVCSKILTAKSGYASDYSVRNNHYSGYKSDASGKSRCSMKSCYSRVSRAKSCDGKRRTKFRRKRRPTLSQSKSVININEQDILQLAGLSLGQSSEESSGSVVCKPKILVEDAESTNVYKKYGEINRYITTGEYFGRSKTSHFAGSKHLETCNVDQESQDPYNFLGSIGTKLCSRSRKSSVAIELPPQLSSSRKLKSRRSSVASFCSSFFSGVSKVKRRHRRKSNKFGCSKMVVVDSKLLTEIEIITNSFPIMCRIHCDKPVASGYAKEKAGSERIAPQKSLYQNKRNLKKRKLSENVEFALSNGITLAAGATSKRRHKKTCSSSPDDHKLPLKKRHYLLTPGDKTEKASVAYAAEALKSHKEATDLKANIHVAKPSGRAVSTRAAVTPKKRHLLQTCGSDGRSNSPNYVSDSKSYSSKNGATDSAPAEVVNNKKRNRLEGLVSKIASASNLSEGPSSLGNEASFPPPGIFEPSVELEIQIPITKLGENSIITKAEAESPLDLLDLHNKTFPEASSNGKAERVVESLLNKTGCNFMLKRKRKKINRTGFPTVKRKKRKVSELSAALESESKTATEPNKADPICDRVPQAGETSATFLERNRTPRLSVVSLERLQGTNKKQIARELTPSRTRSAKTSTTMSAVKNRKQSKLPKKDQPRPLSKKKDQSVEPLKTSVNPLLKMTFPTCKIRLKRRITIPQAAKKPAALPAIDQIKKNEKEITSDKDQPEKAPKATMKKPGSEATNLLEQEPLPLAAFCDATNAIDSESSSSVSVLSEDSKSTSRKQKWKKSYLVAGLLSDYYKVVDPARGKKPNLNQVKEANFESVLPVSLPLLPAPPYCEKFFRRTETDFQLPYDIWWSYTNGKLPTRETVPSWNYRKIRTNVYRCAEVRPNTNNIDRPTCNCKPDVGCSDDCLNRMVYTECSPSSCPTKEKCKNQKIQRHEVAPGVERFMTENKGWGVRTKLPIKKGTYILEYVGEVVTEKEFKDRMATLYINDTHHYCLHLDGGLVIDGHRMGSDGRFVNHSCSPNCEMQKWSVNGLSRMALFAARNIEAGEEISYDYNFSLFNPSEGQECRCNTPQCRGVIGGKSQRIKPLVEPPKPVETSAGQTDGRRSGRPRKRQGSARKDVIRLQSKDIVMTQMLQPLSEKDKRLIGLQRIFLIRNFEKVRRIKSKGSQLEVNKVEQVASAALQRRPSTPSSIAVQISALRSPRSIQTRCLAQAVQDPEVEKMAKMAVIFRDICSALEEIKDENGKPEITKLYPTMMRKKGKQLKQQVNMHKPVDLITIQANVEKGYYKVPMEFDEDVESLLSTMREFHKENPEKLSIIKNISELYFKTKDNVYDQLVELAPDKNSLKRFRPNAGVEKPPMGVVSKNFSSKSKHTKATTEDIISCICGLYKDEGLMIQCARCNVWQHTECTKADVNADSYLCERCDSRVVDREIPLDDFTEDGHRYYLSLMRGDLQIRQGDTVYVLRDIPMKDENGVVCASKKHTYKTIGEIDYSECDIFRVERLWKDANGKRVIFGHHFLRPHETFHEPSRRFYPNEVVRVPLYELVPIDLVIGRCWVLDRTTFCKGRPVDCNNEDHVFICELRVDKSARFFAKAKINWPTCTKSYAFKKFDEKLRICKTYAPHDVDPALLKPRRQKTDAAENTTAVTPKSTPTHVQPNRKTNVVSVSQKRKEYLPVKTRKQKRNHLEVVLAIIKKLKSKKNTHMNEGVLDVSYLLSGRGARNRKSIAANVPT